In Campylobacter suis, the following proteins share a genomic window:
- a CDS encoding mechanosensitive ion channel domain-containing protein, protein MRILVFLSLFLVFAFGEINASIDVNSSFYSPEKSAKISELQKQIDAIDLALKNNTWITRYANYRTYEKIKVELEKSEAQYKKIDKNSRKAEELDKKINTLNEQINLLKEFEKMPFSQMLASPDINSPPRISNPIALVGGFSYMKKVATDKEEYAKHIHELDTIIEKLKNKEDLLSDLITLTNDINSSVADESMLEDLARQIAEFKGTKQIADTTFSVYEKRAEEAINITKNEVKSQVISLATIAILILAIIGLSFFFKFVAKRTISDDDRFYTVNKFINFINFLLIILILLFAYIENVTYIVTVLGFASAGLAIAMKDMFMSMLGWVVITVGGTFHVGDRIKVQKGDIAYVGDIIDISLLRMTVFEDVTMASYLEKSRRAGRIVFVPNHYIFTELISNYAHYGMKTVWDGLDIFVSFDSNHKKAVYIAKTIARKYSKGYTDIAKRQMGKLRAQYSIKNSNVDPRVFTLFEPYGICISIWYMANSYAPLALRSTISAELIDAFSKEDDIRIAYPTQTLYTARKISPNIHSEIDEGLNE, encoded by the coding sequence ATGAGAATTTTAGTTTTTTTAAGTCTATTTTTAGTTTTTGCATTTGGCGAGATAAATGCTAGTATCGATGTAAATTCCAGCTTTTATAGCCCAGAAAAAAGCGCTAAAATATCTGAGCTTCAAAAGCAAATTGACGCTATTGATTTAGCGTTAAAAAATAACACTTGGATCACGCGTTATGCAAATTACAGAACATATGAAAAGATCAAAGTTGAGCTTGAAAAAAGTGAAGCACAGTATAAAAAGATAGATAAAAATAGTCGTAAAGCTGAAGAGCTAGATAAAAAGATAAACACTCTAAACGAACAGATAAATTTGCTCAAAGAATTTGAGAAAATGCCCTTTTCTCAGATGTTAGCCTCTCCAGATATAAACTCGCCTCCGCGTATAAGTAACCCGATAGCTCTTGTTGGCGGTTTTTCATATATGAAAAAAGTAGCGACAGATAAAGAAGAGTACGCAAAGCATATTCACGAGCTTGATACTATCATCGAAAAGTTAAAAAACAAAGAAGATTTACTCTCAGATCTTATCACGCTTACAAATGATATAAACTCTAGTGTGGCTGATGAGAGCATGCTTGAAGATCTTGCTCGCCAGATAGCTGAGTTTAAAGGCACAAAACAGATAGCTGATACTACTTTTAGCGTCTATGAAAAGCGTGCTGAAGAGGCGATAAATATTACCAAAAATGAAGTAAAGTCGCAGGTTATAAGCCTAGCTACTATCGCTATACTTATACTTGCTATCATTGGTCTTAGTTTCTTTTTTAAATTTGTTGCAAAGCGTACTATTAGCGATGATGATCGTTTTTATACGGTGAATAAATTTATAAATTTCATCAACTTTTTACTGATAATCTTAATTTTACTCTTTGCCTATATAGAAAATGTAACTTATATAGTAACTGTGCTTGGTTTTGCCTCCGCAGGTCTTGCTATTGCTATGAAAGATATGTTTATGAGTATGCTTGGCTGGGTTGTTATAACTGTTGGCGGGACATTTCATGTTGGTGACAGGATAAAGGTGCAAAAGGGCGACATAGCCTATGTTGGCGATATTATAGACATATCGCTACTTAGAATGACTGTTTTTGAAGATGTTACTATGGCTTCATATCTTGAAAAAAGCCGTAGAGCAGGGCGTATAGTATTTGTGCCAAACCACTATATCTTTACAGAGCTTATCTCAAACTATGCGCATTATGGCATGAAGACAGTTTGGGACGGACTTGATATATTTGTAAGTTTTGATAGCAACCATAAAAAAGCTGTCTATATAGCAAAAACTATCGCAAGAAAATATTCAAAAGGCTATACAGACATTGCAAAGCGCCAGATGGGAAAGCTTCGTGCGCAATACAGCATTAAAAACTCAAATGTAGACCCGCGAGTTTTTACCCTTTTTGAGCCTTATGGAATTTGTATATCGATTTGGTATATGGCAAATTCCTACGCACCATTAGCACTTAGAAGCACGATAAGTGCTGAGCTTATAGATGCTTTTAGTAAAGAAGATGATATCCGTATCGCATATCCAACGCAAACTCTTTATACTGCACGCAAAATTTCGCCAAATATCCATAGCGAGATAGATGAGGGGCTAAATGAGTAA
- the mtaB gene encoding tRNA (N(6)-L-threonylcarbamoyladenosine(37)-C(2))-methylthiotransferase MtaB, with protein MSKERLFFKTFGCRTNIYDTELMKSYVKDYEIVGDEENADVVVINSCTVTNSADSGARAYINGLKKRGIRVILTGCGAVSKGKELFEKSSVFGVIGASEKSKINELLKAQKPFFELGNLKSIDKNIVTNYENHTKAFIKIQEGCNFVCSYCIIPSVRGKARSMDENAIINEARTLAKNGYNELVLTGTNIGSYGKDTGSSLGRLLQNLGRIPGIRRIRLGSIEPSQIDEAFREILQESWLERHLHIALQHTSQAMLTIMRRRNTAFRDIELFNELADMGFALGTDFIVGHPGESDEVWAEAVANFKKFPLTHLHAFAYSPRSGTHSATLKNEIRGDIAKSRLKILKDIVTQNNFKFRSNIKKPLNVLVEQKNGAFYEGFDEFYNKVFIKTNRDILKEWVVLERFEAKMEANYAQI; from the coding sequence ATGAGTAAAGAGAGGCTGTTTTTTAAGACCTTTGGCTGTCGTACAAATATATATGACACAGAGCTTATGAAGAGCTATGTTAAAGACTATGAGATAGTTGGCGATGAAGAAAATGCCGATGTGGTAGTGATAAACTCATGCACTGTAACAAATTCAGCTGATAGTGGCGCTAGAGCTTATATAAACGGATTAAAAAAACGAGGCATACGCGTTATACTAACTGGTTGCGGTGCTGTTAGTAAGGGCAAAGAGCTGTTTGAAAAAAGCAGTGTTTTTGGGGTTATTGGTGCTAGTGAAAAAAGTAAGATAAATGAGCTTTTAAAGGCACAAAAACCATTTTTTGAGCTTGGAAATTTAAAAAGTATCGACAAAAATATCGTTACAAATTATGAAAATCACACAAAGGCTTTTATAAAAATTCAAGAAGGTTGTAACTTTGTTTGTAGCTATTGTATAATACCAAGCGTGCGTGGCAAGGCTCGTAGTATGGATGAAAACGCTATTATAAACGAAGCTAGAACTCTAGCTAAAAATGGCTATAATGAGCTTGTTTTAACTGGCACAAATATCGGTAGCTACGGCAAAGACACGGGCTCTAGCCTTGGAAGGTTGCTTCAAAATTTGGGGCGAATTCCTGGGATTAGGCGTATTAGGCTTGGTAGTATTGAGCCTAGTCAGATAGACGAGGCGTTTCGTGAAATTTTACAAGAATCTTGGCTGGAGCGCCATCTTCATATAGCACTTCAGCACACTAGCCAAGCCATGCTAACTATTATGCGTCGCAGAAATACAGCCTTTCGCGACATCGAATTATTTAACGAGTTGGCAGATATGGGCTTTGCGTTGGGTACTGATTTTATAGTTGGACATCCAGGCGAGAGTGATGAAGTTTGGGCTGAAGCAGTTGCAAATTTTAAAAAATTTCCACTTACGCACCTTCATGCCTTTGCCTATTCGCCGCGTTCTGGCACGCACTCAGCAACGCTTAAAAATGAGATTAGGGGCGATATAGCAAAGTCAAGACTTAAAATTTTAAAAGACATAGTTACGCAGAATAATTTTAAATTTAGAAGTAATATAAAAAAGCCATTAAATGTCCTAGTTGAGCAGAAAAATGGGGCTTTTTACGAGGGGTTTGATGAGTTTTACAACAAAGTTTTTATAAAAACTAACCGAGATATATTAAAAGAGTGGGTTGTTTTAGAGCGATTTGAAGCCAAGATGGAGGCAAATTATGCGCAAATTTAA
- a CDS encoding AAA family ATPase: protein MRKFNKKNIIVIAAVLLVSVLAVAWFRYEPEDISYTRYEVLLSQNAIQKAKIDDGYVYLQTTQGNFRILAYAIDLGVLSRSIPTTKEPSDLTPFLLSVLLFLVLFVSAFVFFMFRLARKNLKLTQPADKNTAQMLEVGELISEKLGPVLSNVKFSDVAGISDVKIELNEIVDFLKNPAKYRMHGIKMPKGVLMVGPPGVGKTLVAKAVAGEANVPFFYQNGASFVQIYVGVGAKRVRELFARAKALAPSIVFIDEIDAVGKSRGDGRNDEREATLNQLLTEMDGFLDNSGVIVIAATNRIEMIDEALLRAGRFDRRIFLSLPDAKERVEILRSYLRDKNFLGDIEDIAKLSVGFNGAALSTLVNEAAINALRRESNVIELGDFEQVQQKVLFGQKRALSFSENEKRIQSLYQAAKALSAYWFEVKFEKISLTQERFCDLEHEISSRTQLLSKLKVLLAGVVKLELEYGDIFSNSSDDIAAAKELAHKMVYEYAMGESFLANPSDVEKILRQARDEIAEFLDKMNTQTAEIAQKLFANESIEKDEISEILSKQYE from the coding sequence ATGCGCAAATTTAATAAAAAAAACATCATAGTCATAGCCGCAGTCTTACTTGTGTCGGTTCTTGCGGTTGCTTGGTTTAGATATGAGCCAGAAGACATTAGCTACACCAGATATGAGGTTTTGTTAAGTCAAAATGCAATACAAAAAGCAAAGATTGATGATGGATATGTTTATTTGCAGACTACGCAAGGAAATTTTCGCATACTTGCCTATGCTATTGACCTAGGAGTGCTTTCAAGAAGTATTCCAACCACAAAAGAGCCTAGCGATCTTACACCGTTTTTGTTATCTGTATTGCTGTTTTTAGTGCTTTTTGTTAGTGCTTTTGTGTTTTTTATGTTTAGACTTGCTAGGAAAAATTTAAAATTAACTCAGCCAGCTGACAAAAACACAGCCCAGATGCTTGAGGTGGGAGAGCTTATATCAGAAAAGCTAGGTCCTGTACTTTCAAATGTAAAATTTAGCGATGTAGCGGGCATTAGCGATGTTAAAATAGAGCTAAATGAGATAGTCGATTTTCTTAAAAATCCAGCCAAATACCGTATGCACGGCATAAAAATGCCAAAAGGTGTTCTTATGGTTGGACCTCCAGGTGTGGGCAAGACGCTTGTCGCAAAGGCTGTTGCTGGAGAGGCAAATGTGCCGTTTTTTTATCAAAATGGTGCAAGCTTTGTACAAATTTATGTTGGCGTTGGCGCAAAGCGAGTTAGAGAGCTTTTTGCTCGTGCAAAAGCTTTGGCACCGTCCATTGTTTTTATAGATGAGATAGATGCTGTTGGTAAAAGTAGGGGAGATGGTCGCAATGATGAGCGAGAAGCCACACTAAATCAGCTCTTAACTGAGATGGACGGCTTTTTGGATAATTCGGGCGTGATAGTTATTGCGGCAACAAATCGCATTGAGATGATAGATGAGGCGTTGCTTCGTGCTGGGCGCTTTGATAGGCGAATTTTCTTATCTTTGCCTGATGCAAAAGAGCGTGTAGAAATTTTGCGCTCATATCTGCGAGATAAGAATTTTCTTGGAGATATTGAAGACATTGCAAAGCTTAGTGTCGGCTTTAATGGTGCGGCATTAAGTACTTTAGTAAATGAAGCAGCCATAAATGCTTTGCGCCGAGAAAGCAATGTGATAGAGCTTGGCGACTTTGAGCAGGTTCAGCAAAAGGTTCTTTTTGGGCAAAAAAGGGCACTTAGTTTTAGTGAAAATGAAAAACGCATACAGTCACTTTATCAAGCCGCAAAAGCACTTAGCGCCTACTGGTTTGAGGTAAAATTTGAAAAAATTTCACTCACACAAGAGAGATTTTGCGACTTAGAACACGAGATAAGCTCAAGAACGCAATTGCTCTCAAAGCTTAAGGTTTTGCTGGCTGGCGTAGTAAAGCTTGAGCTTGAGTATGGCGATATATTTTCAAATAGTAGCGACGATATCGCAGCCGCAAAAGAGCTTGCTCATAAGATGGTTTATGAGTATGCTATGGGCGAGTCGTTTTTGGCAAATCCATCTGATGTTGAGAAAATTTTAAGACAGGCGCGTGATGAGATAGCTGAGTTTTTAGACAAAATGAACACACAAACAGCAGAGATTGCGCAAAAGCTTTTTGCAAACGAGAGCATTGAAAAAGATGAAATTTCTGAAATTTTAAGCAAACAATACGAGTAA
- the mog gene encoding molybdopterin adenylyltransferase codes for MKAKIGILTLSDRASEGVYEDLSGPAIKQVLGEWITSEVEYIYEIIPDEYELICERLKFMCDEAGCDLVLTTGGTGPAVRDVTPEATEAVCEKMMPGFGELMRAASLKYVPTAILSRQTAGIRGHALIVNLPGNPKAIRECLEPIFPAIPYCIDLIEGTFIQTDENVMKVFRPKQKKIS; via the coding sequence ATGAAAGCAAAAATAGGTATTTTAACGCTAAGTGACCGTGCGAGTGAGGGCGTTTATGAAGATCTTTCTGGGCCTGCTATAAAGCAGGTTTTGGGCGAATGGATAACAAGTGAGGTAGAGTATATTTATGAGATTATACCTGATGAGTATGAGCTGATTTGTGAGCGATTAAAGTTTATGTGCGATGAGGCGGGGTGTGATCTTGTGCTAACTACTGGCGGGACTGGTCCTGCAGTGCGTGATGTAACGCCGGAGGCAACAGAGGCGGTTTGTGAGAAGATGATGCCTGGTTTTGGCGAACTTATGCGCGCAGCAAGCTTAAAATATGTTCCTACGGCTATCCTTTCGCGTCAAACAGCTGGCATTAGGGGTCATGCGCTAATTGTAAATTTGCCAGGCAACCCAAAAGCTATAAGGGAGTGTTTGGAGCCAATTTTCCCAGCTATCCCTTACTGTATCGATCTTATAGAGGGCACATTTATCCAAACAGATGAAAATGTAATGAAGGTATTTCGCCCAAAACAAAAGAAAATTTCTTAA
- a CDS encoding glycosyltransferase family 2 protein → MIPASVFIICLNEEKHIKRTLEAIKEFDDIVIVDSGSTDNTLDIARLYTDKIFYKSFSDYASQKEYAKSLCSHEWVLNIDADERLSDELKNEIVKTIQNNDTDALEVSIVSLYMNSFNTLTKPITRIRFFKKSMGFYPQKLVHESIKFSGRVRKTSTLLYDYGSNSITTHINKINNYSSLRAQEKFLKQKRSNTVKLLFIIPLVFFKSYFIRRNFLNGKRGFIAAISNAFYAFLKEAKLYELELQGEQNPPCS, encoded by the coding sequence ATGATACCAGCCTCAGTTTTTATCATCTGCTTAAACGAAGAAAAACATATCAAACGAACACTTGAAGCTATTAAGGAATTTGATGATATTGTCATTGTAGATAGTGGCAGCACTGATAACACATTAGATATAGCGCGCCTTTATACAGATAAAATTTTTTACAAAAGCTTTAGCGACTATGCAAGTCAAAAAGAGTATGCAAAAAGCCTTTGTTCGCATGAATGGGTTCTAAATATTGACGCTGATGAAAGGCTCTCTGACGAACTAAAAAATGAGATAGTAAAAACCATTCAAAACAACGACACAGACGCACTTGAAGTAAGCATAGTAAGTTTATATATGAACTCATTTAACACACTTACAAAGCCCATAACAAGAATCAGATTTTTTAAAAAATCAATGGGTTTTTATCCGCAAAAATTGGTTCATGAAAGTATAAAATTTAGTGGTCGTGTACGAAAAACTAGCACACTGCTTTATGACTATGGTAGCAACAGCATAACTACACACATAAACAAGATAAATAACTACTCAAGTCTAAGAGCTCAAGAGAAATTTCTTAAGCAAAAACGATCAAATACAGTAAAACTTCTGTTTATTATACCGCTTGTATTTTTTAAATCCTACTTTATAAGGAGAAATTTTTTAAATGGCAAAAGAGGTTTTATAGCGGCGATATCAAACGCCTTTTATGCATTTTTAAAAGAAGCAAAACTTTACGAACTAGAGTTACAAGGTGAGCAAAACCCACCTTGTAGTTAA
- a CDS encoding O-antigen ligase family protein, which yields MNIQNFKKHLTYDNIFTALLFIFSLTLYIGKSYNIVSALIVLAFMFKTYKARQFFVFKDKFFIFMSLWCAYMLLSMIWATHKDDIPKSVGVLFLWVLLYLAIKTELNSTQKLERFFKLQIYVVLFIAFNAILQLSLGYNIFGTKLTIGRATDLFSSADRIYPYILPLFVGMFGAMLTLKNRPKSHYILYTLGLFGIFLAVPASGIRGPLIILAIFIPIIAWANPYRKTALGAFGFLILCLAALLYTNPALQNRVKTLKNPFENQKHLRVAIWKTAFEQFKDNPMLGVGYKNFRHRQFEYYKPEFKSREIDPKKNKTAHHSHSPWLDILAEQGVVGLCFLIVLFFGVLKNAYKKGAFMFISLFSVMYAFSFLHSTFVLSSSRWSFFMIYAVTIYALLSKYHKISVQNEQKT from the coding sequence ATGAATATACAAAATTTTAAAAAACATCTAACTTACGACAACATCTTTACAGCGTTGCTTTTTATATTTTCACTCACTCTTTATATAGGCAAATCTTACAATATCGTAAGTGCATTGATAGTGCTTGCTTTTATGTTTAAAACATATAAGGCTAGGCAGTTTTTTGTATTTAAAGATAAATTTTTTATCTTTATGTCGCTTTGGTGTGCTTACATGTTGCTTAGCATGATATGGGCAACACATAAAGATGACATACCTAAGTCTGTTGGAGTGCTGTTTTTATGGGTACTTTTATATCTTGCCATAAAAACTGAGTTAAACTCAACGCAAAAACTAGAACGCTTTTTTAAACTTCAAATTTATGTCGTTTTATTTATAGCTTTTAACGCTATTTTACAGCTATCGCTTGGCTATAATATCTTTGGTACAAAGCTTACTATCGGTAGAGCAACAGATCTTTTTTCTAGTGCAGATAGAATTTATCCATACATCTTACCACTTTTTGTTGGCATGTTTGGAGCTATGCTAACTCTTAAAAACCGCCCTAAATCACACTACATACTCTATACTCTTGGGCTCTTTGGCATTTTTCTTGCTGTGCCAGCTAGTGGTATCCGCGGTCCACTTATAATACTAGCGATATTTATACCTATTATCGCATGGGCTAATCCTTATAGAAAAACTGCGCTAGGAGCATTTGGCTTTTTGATTTTGTGTCTTGCGGCACTACTTTATACCAACCCAGCACTACAAAATAGAGTAAAAACGCTCAAAAATCCATTTGAAAACCAAAAACACCTGCGTGTAGCCATATGGAAAACAGCATTTGAGCAGTTTAAAGACAACCCTATGCTTGGTGTAGGATATAAAAATTTCAGACATAGACAGTTTGAATACTATAAACCAGAATTTAAAAGCCGCGAGATAGATCCAAAGAAAAATAAAACCGCCCACCACTCACACAGCCCTTGGCTTGATATACTTGCAGAGCAAGGAGTTGTAGGGCTTTGTTTTTTGATTGTATTGTTTTTTGGAGTACTAAAAAATGCATATAAAAAGGGTGCTTTTATGTTTATTAGTCTATTTAGCGTGATGTATGCTTTTTCGTTTTTGCACTCAACTTTTGTACTTTCAAGCAGCAGATGGTCATTTTTTATGATTTATGCGGTTACGATTTATGCACTGCTTTCAAAATATCATAAAATTTCAGTACAAAATGAGCAAAAAACATGA
- a CDS encoding glycosyltransferase family 4 protein encodes MKVVQLLPELNEGGVERGVVELTGKLKNFNTISVVISNGGKLVDELLKNGIRHTQIDVSSKNLLTFLPRVLKLRAILKELKPDIVHVRSRFPAWLLKFAKIGLNFKVVSTIHGLNSPNFYSKIMTDAAHIICVSNAAKEHIQKHFNANDSKISVIFRGVDTSSFDPNILPSKDELRGEFDLKDRLVISCVGRISQSKNIAILMKAVEILRQKEPKISLLIAGGVHAKKQKHFKELKELCKKLNIDENVKFLGSISEVAKIYKLSDVVVSPSIKPESFGRSVAEAIAINTPVVASNHGGVKDIIIEGKNGYFFEPLNASELAEKILLAKELKFDGFKYIIDKFSLEKMCKENIKIYKELI; translated from the coding sequence GTGAAGGTCGTACAGTTACTTCCTGAGCTAAATGAGGGTGGTGTCGAGCGCGGCGTGGTAGAGCTAACTGGCAAACTAAAAAATTTTAATACCATCTCAGTTGTTATAAGCAACGGCGGAAAGTTAGTAGATGAGCTTTTAAAAAATGGCATTAGACATACACAAATAGATGTTTCAAGCAAAAATTTACTTACATTTTTACCAAGAGTACTGAAGCTTCGGGCCATACTAAAAGAGCTAAAACCAGACATAGTGCATGTAAGGAGTCGTTTTCCAGCATGGCTTTTAAAATTTGCAAAAATTGGGCTAAATTTTAAGGTAGTAAGCACCATTCACGGTTTAAACTCACCGAATTTTTACAGCAAGATAATGACTGATGCCGCTCATATTATTTGCGTTAGTAACGCCGCAAAAGAGCATATACAAAAGCATTTTAATGCTAACGATAGTAAAATTTCAGTCATATTTCGTGGTGTAGATACAAGTAGTTTTGATCCAAATATTTTACCTAGCAAAGATGAACTCAGGGGTGAGTTTGATCTTAAAGATCGGCTTGTCATCTCTTGTGTTGGACGCATAAGCCAGAGTAAAAATATAGCAATCTTGATGAAAGCCGTAGAGATTTTAAGGCAAAAAGAGCCTAAAATTTCACTTTTAATCGCTGGCGGAGTTCATGCAAAAAAACAAAAACACTTTAAAGAGCTAAAAGAGCTTTGTAAAAAGCTAAATATTGACGAAAATGTAAAATTTCTAGGAAGCATCAGCGAAGTAGCTAAAATTTATAAGCTAAGTGATGTCGTGGTAAGTCCATCGATAAAACCAGAGAGTTTTGGCAGAAGCGTTGCTGAAGCTATCGCGATAAACACACCAGTTGTAGCAAGCAATCACGGTGGAGTAAAAGACATCATTATAGAAGGGAAAAACGGCTACTTTTTTGAGCCATTAAATGCAAGCGAGCTAGCAGAAAAAATTTTACTTGCCAAAGAGCTTAAATTTGATGGATTTAAATACATTATAGACAAATTTTCTTTAGAAAAAATGTGCAAAGAAAATATAAAAATTTACAAAGAACTGATATGA
- a CDS encoding ELM1/GtrOC1 family putative glycosyltransferase, producing MKKVLVISDKRSGHESQSIAFCKLMGYEYTVLEIEFACKFLKFLSYLLDFLKIYLPIFSKKKMSLTGFDIVISCGSGTYYANKFYAKKLEIKNIALMLPKGFRNDFSLVFNTFHDKSGEENVINLPVNLNFIDNKIYYTPKGKAIGFLIGGDNKIFKMDADIIRVIKELKSRFSDYEIMLTTSNRTPKNIVKELEKEGFKYFIDPCKNPINPIGNFMQSCEFVFITQDSVSMVSEAVCTPGASVVILELSNNKDSKFDLFINNLKRLGLVQIYTKNCELKITKKLNLKEILQEIKL from the coding sequence ATGAAAAAGGTTCTTGTCATTAGCGATAAAAGATCTGGGCACGAGAGCCAAAGCATAGCATTTTGCAAGCTAATGGGTTATGAGTATACGGTTCTTGAAATAGAATTTGCCTGTAAGTTTTTAAAATTCTTAAGCTATCTACTGGACTTTTTAAAAATTTACCTGCCTATTTTTTCAAAAAAAAAGATGAGTCTGACTGGCTTTGATATCGTGATATCATGCGGTTCTGGGACATATTATGCAAATAAATTTTATGCAAAAAAACTTGAGATAAAAAACATAGCCTTAATGCTTCCTAAAGGCTTTAGAAACGACTTTAGCCTAGTTTTTAACACCTTTCATGACAAAAGTGGTGAAGAAAATGTTATAAATCTGCCAGTTAATTTAAATTTTATAGATAACAAAATTTACTACACCCCAAAAGGTAAAGCCATAGGGTTTTTAATAGGTGGGGATAATAAAATTTTTAAAATGGACGCGGACATTATAAGAGTTATAAAAGAGCTAAAAAGCCGTTTTTCTGACTATGAAATAATGCTCACAACTTCAAACAGAACACCTAAAAATATAGTCAAAGAACTAGAAAAAGAGGGTTTTAAGTATTTTATAGATCCTTGCAAAAACCCGATAAATCCAATAGGAAATTTTATGCAAAGCTGCGAGTTTGTATTTATTACGCAAGACTCTGTCTCAATGGTTAGTGAGGCTGTATGTACTCCTGGTGCGAGCGTGGTCATTTTAGAGCTTAGCAACAATAAAGATAGTAAATTTGATCTTTTTATAAACAACCTTAAGCGACTTGGCTTGGTGCAAATCTATACTAAAAACTGCGAGCTAAAAATAACAAAAAAGCTAAATTTAAAAGAAATTTTACAGGAAATAAAACTGTGA
- a CDS encoding lysophospholipid acyltransferase family protein: MREKFEYFLTLFAIKITKIFPNSVCYAFFNSLAILLFYTLASRRKIAIKNISAAYPNLEQKEATNLAKENFKSIARTLCEALLVYNDKLKLEQLFINGDEAINLVKKLSENGTRPILFTTAHFGNWEALSNYFAHRGITLLVIGREGNNKLIEQNITLPFRTKFGNELASKDSAMLNMVRHLKDGKNVGILIDQRPSAQGSLPTTFFNMPCRTATPIALLKLKFNPVVVPIFALRDKSGKYEIIIKNFDESVIKGNKNDDILAITQHINDIFEQIVRLDPSQWFWMHNRWRK, from the coding sequence TTGAGGGAAAAATTTGAGTATTTTTTGACTCTTTTTGCTATCAAAATTACTAAAATTTTTCCAAACAGCGTTTGCTATGCGTTTTTTAATAGCCTTGCTATACTTCTTTTTTACACACTTGCTTCACGCCGTAAAATAGCCATAAAAAACATCAGTGCTGCATATCCTAACCTAGAGCAAAAAGAGGCTACAAATTTAGCTAAAGAGAATTTTAAAAGTATAGCTAGAACGCTTTGTGAGGCACTTTTAGTATATAACGACAAACTTAAGCTTGAGCAGCTTTTTATAAATGGAGATGAGGCGATAAACTTGGTTAAAAAGCTCTCAGAAAATGGCACAAGACCTATTTTATTTACGACCGCTCACTTTGGAAACTGGGAGGCTTTGTCAAACTATTTTGCACACAGAGGTATAACTCTGCTGGTTATAGGTAGAGAGGGTAATAACAAGCTGATTGAGCAAAACATAACTCTGCCATTTAGAACAAAATTTGGCAACGAGCTAGCCAGCAAAGATAGTGCCATGCTAAATATGGTGCGCCATTTAAAAGATGGCAAAAATGTTGGTATTTTAATCGATCAGCGCCCTAGTGCGCAAGGCTCACTTCCTACAACATTTTTTAACATGCCATGCAGAACAGCAACACCTATAGCTCTTTTAAAACTTAAATTTAACCCTGTTGTCGTGCCGATATTTGCACTACGCGATAAAAGCGGAAAATATGAGATCATCATCAAAAATTTTGATGAAAGCGTGATAAAAGGCAACAAAAACGATGATATTTTGGCTATAACCCAACACATCAACGATATATTTGAGCAAATCGTTAGGCTTGATCCTTCGCAGTGGTTTTGGATGCATAATAGATGGCGAAAATGA
- a CDS encoding DedA family protein: MLSSIIDTIVSYVSAWGYLGIFLMMFLESSFFPFPSEVAMIPAGYLASKGEMSLSVAWLAGTGGSLIGAVFNYYLCYFFGRELVEKYGKFVGISEAKMQKFEKFFNKHGEISTFNCRLIPGIRQYISLPAGLVKMNIFKFSLFTTLGAGIWVAVLLGLGYFLGENEALLSAKLKQITIWLLVCVVAIFACYFAYFRFFKKD; this comes from the coding sequence ATGCTTAGCAGTATAATAGACACTATCGTATCTTATGTCTCAGCCTGGGGTTATCTTGGTATATTTTTAATGATGTTTTTAGAAAGCTCTTTTTTCCCTTTTCCAAGTGAAGTAGCTATGATACCAGCTGGCTATCTTGCGAGCAAAGGCGAAATGAGTCTTAGTGTAGCATGGTTAGCTGGTACTGGTGGAAGCCTTATTGGGGCTGTGTTTAACTACTATCTGTGCTACTTTTTTGGGCGTGAACTAGTTGAGAAATATGGCAAATTTGTTGGCATAAGTGAAGCCAAAATGCAAAAATTTGAGAAATTTTTTAACAAACATGGTGAAATTTCAACATTTAACTGTCGCCTAATTCCTGGCATAAGACAATACATTAGCCTGCCAGCAGGCTTAGTAAAGATGAATATCTTTAAATTTAGTCTATTTACAACACTTGGGGCTGGTATCTGGGTGGCTGTACTGCTTGGGCTAGGCTACTTTTTGGGCGAAAATGAAGCCTTATTGTCTGCAAAACTTAAACAAATAACCATCTGGCTTTTAGTCTGTGTGGTAGCTATTTTTGCTTGCTATTTTGCCTATTTTCGCTTTTTTAAAAAAGACTAA